Proteins from a genomic interval of Colletes latitarsis isolate SP2378_abdomen chromosome 3, iyColLati1, whole genome shotgun sequence:
- the Cpr5 gene encoding cuticular protein 5: MMDYKIIGYLATLVTVAQAGILGPGAGLIAAPAGAAVAAALPAPAAAAVVRTEHYDPNPQYSFSYSVADGLTGDNKAQEETRNGDVVQGSYSLIEPDGSRRVVSYAADPINGFNAVVQKDPSITVKTATAVRPVLARPTSVIAAPSAAAATVAVRPQAALLGAPLLRQPLLAAAAAAPAVATTNLVTANTGLVGLGLGLGLRQGSLYGTQALLTSPYGAGGIVKVH; the protein is encoded by the exons atgatggattacAAA ATTATTGGTTATTTGGCCACTTTGGTAACTGTCGCCCAGGCAGGAATACTTGGGCCAGGCGCAGGATTAATCGCTGCTCCTGCCGGAGCCGCAGTGGCAGCGGCACTCCCAGCGCCAGCCGCCGCTGCAGTCGTCAGAACTGAGCATTACGATCCGAATCCTCAATACAGTTTTAGTTACAGCGTCGCCGATGGTCTTACAG GTGATAACAAGGCCCAAGAGGAGACTCGTAACGGCGACGTGGTTCAGGGTAGTTACAGTTTaatcgagccagatggttcgcGTCGAGTGGTCTCGTACGCTGCCGACCCCATCAACGGTTTCAACGCTGTCGTTCAAAAAGACCCCAGCATCACGGTCAAGACCGCAACAGCCGTGCGACCGGTACTCGCACGACCAACCTCGGTAATAGCCGCGCCTTCCGCCGCTGCCGCCACTGTAGCCGTTCGTCCCCAG GCCGCACTGCTCGGTGCACCTCTATTGAGACAACCGTTgctagcagcagcagcagcagctccGGCGGTGGCCACTACGAACCTAGTCACAGCGAATACAGGATTAGTAGGTCTCGGCCTGGGACTCGGGTTAAGGCAAGGCTCCCTGTACGGTACGCAGGCTCTGCTCACAAGTCCTTACGGCGCCGGAGGCATCGTCAAAGTGCACTAG